In one Staphylococcus lutrae genomic region, the following are encoded:
- the ileS gene encoding isoleucine--tRNA ligase encodes MDYKDTLLMPKTKFPMRGGLPTKEPQIQQEWKEKDLYRKMLAKNEGQPSFILHDGPPYANGNLHMGHALNKILKDFINRYKTMQGFYTPYVPGWDTHGLPIEQALTKKGINRKEMTTAEFRDKCQAFALEQIENQKKDFLRLGITGDFDNPYITLKPEYEAAQIRLFGEMADKGLIYKGKKPVYWSPSSESSLAEAEIEYHDKRSASIYVAFDVKDSKGVVADDAKFIIWTTTPWTLPSNVAITVHPELTYVQMNVEGTRYIVAEARVDDVAEQLGWNKDTIVREQDFKGTELEYIEAQHPFIDRISLIINGEHVTTDAGTGCVHTAPGHGEDDYIVSQKYDLEVISPVDDKGVFTAEAGQFEGLFYDKANQPITELLTEKGALLKLDFITHSYPHDWRTKKPVIFRATPQWFASISKVRQDILDAIEETQFKVDWGKTRIYNMIRDRGEWVISRQRVWGVPLPVFYAENGDIIMTKETVYHVADLFEKHGSNVWFERDAKDLLPEGFTHPGSPNGVFTKEEDIMDVWFDSGSSHRGVLETRPELSYPADMYLEGSDQYRGWFNSSITTSVATRGRSPYKMLLSHGFVMDGEGKKMSKSLGNVIVPDTIVKQKGADIARLWVCSVDYLADVRISDEILKQVADVYRKIRNTLRFLLGNIHDFDPAMDHIAESELLEVDRYILNRLREFTARTLDHYEAFDYLDIYQEVQNFINVELSNFYLDYGKDILYIEQENAHQRRSMQTVLFEILVRMTKLLAPILPHTTDEVWSHIEQVDEESVHLTNMPERETVDQALLDKWSQFMGLRDDVNRALEAARNEKVIGKSLEAKVKIANSPSFDTLAFLEGFTNLHQLFIVSQVELVDTLEGNVYEYGTIAISHADGEKCARCWNYSDDLGRVGELDHLCPRCQEVVKTLITES; translated from the coding sequence ATGGATTATAAAGATACTTTATTAATGCCAAAAACAAAATTTCCAATGCGTGGGGGCTTACCTACAAAGGAGCCTCAAATCCAACAGGAGTGGAAGGAAAAAGATTTATACCGTAAAATGCTAGCCAAAAATGAAGGGCAACCTTCGTTCATTTTGCATGATGGTCCACCATATGCGAATGGTAATCTACATATGGGTCATGCACTTAATAAAATTTTAAAAGATTTCATTAACCGTTATAAGACGATGCAAGGCTTTTATACGCCATACGTGCCTGGTTGGGATACGCATGGTTTACCAATAGAACAAGCGTTAACGAAAAAAGGAATTAACCGCAAAGAAATGACGACTGCTGAGTTTCGCGATAAGTGTCAAGCATTTGCATTAGAGCAAATTGAAAACCAGAAAAAAGACTTTTTGCGCCTTGGTATTACGGGTGACTTTGATAATCCATACATTACGTTAAAGCCGGAGTATGAAGCAGCGCAAATCCGGTTGTTTGGTGAAATGGCAGATAAAGGGTTGATTTATAAAGGGAAAAAACCGGTTTATTGGTCTCCATCAAGTGAATCATCATTGGCGGAAGCTGAAATTGAATATCATGATAAGCGTTCAGCTTCTATTTATGTGGCTTTTGACGTTAAAGATAGTAAAGGCGTTGTCGCTGATGATGCAAAATTTATTATTTGGACAACGACGCCATGGACGTTGCCGTCTAATGTTGCGATAACAGTGCATCCAGAACTTACTTATGTACAGATGAATGTAGAGGGAACACGTTATATTGTTGCTGAAGCGCGAGTTGATGACGTTGCTGAACAACTAGGGTGGAACAAAGACACCATCGTACGTGAACAAGACTTCAAAGGGACTGAACTTGAGTACATTGAAGCACAACATCCTTTTATTGATCGTATTTCTTTGATTATCAATGGTGAACATGTAACGACAGATGCAGGGACAGGTTGTGTGCATACAGCACCGGGTCATGGTGAAGATGACTATATCGTCAGTCAAAAATATGATTTAGAAGTGATTAGCCCGGTTGATGATAAAGGGGTTTTCACAGCCGAAGCTGGACAATTTGAAGGCTTGTTTTATGACAAAGCGAATCAACCGATTACAGAATTATTGACTGAAAAAGGGGCATTATTAAAACTAGACTTCATCACGCATAGTTATCCGCATGATTGGCGTACGAAAAAACCTGTTATTTTCCGTGCGACACCACAATGGTTTGCATCTATTTCAAAAGTGAGACAAGATATTTTAGACGCGATTGAAGAGACACAGTTTAAAGTAGATTGGGGTAAAACACGTATTTACAATATGATTCGTGACCGTGGTGAATGGGTGATTTCTCGCCAACGTGTATGGGGTGTGCCACTACCTGTTTTTTATGCTGAAAATGGTGACATCATTATGACTAAAGAAACCGTGTACCATGTGGCGGATTTATTTGAAAAGCATGGTTCTAATGTATGGTTTGAGCGCGATGCCAAAGATTTACTTCCAGAAGGTTTCACGCATCCGGGTAGTCCGAATGGTGTGTTCACAAAAGAAGAAGATATTATGGATGTATGGTTTGATTCGGGTTCTTCTCATCGTGGTGTCCTTGAGACACGTCCGGAATTAAGTTATCCGGCTGATATGTATTTGGAAGGCAGTGACCAATATCGAGGTTGGTTTAACTCATCGATTACGACATCAGTGGCGACACGTGGTCGTTCACCTTATAAAATGCTGTTATCACACGGATTTGTGATGGACGGTGAAGGTAAAAAAATGAGTAAATCACTGGGCAACGTCATCGTACCTGATACGATCGTTAAACAGAAAGGGGCAGATATCGCACGTTTATGGGTATGCTCAGTAGACTACCTCGCAGATGTACGTATCTCGGATGAAATCTTGAAACAAGTGGCGGATGTTTACCGTAAAATTCGTAATACATTACGTTTCTTATTAGGAAATATCCATGACTTTGACCCGGCAATGGACCACATCGCCGAATCAGAATTGTTAGAAGTGGATCGCTATATTTTGAATCGTTTACGTGAGTTTACAGCGCGTACACTTGATCATTATGAGGCGTTTGATTACTTAGATATTTATCAAGAAGTACAAAACTTCATTAATGTCGAATTAAGTAACTTCTATCTCGATTATGGTAAAGACATCCTCTATATTGAACAGGAAAATGCACATCAACGTCGTAGTATGCAAACGGTTCTTTTTGAAATCCTTGTCCGTATGACAAAATTGTTAGCACCGATTTTACCGCATACGACAGATGAAGTTTGGTCGCATATTGAACAAGTCGATGAGGAAAGTGTCCATTTAACCAATATGCCTGAAAGAGAAACAGTTGATCAAGCATTGTTAGATAAATGGAGTCAATTTATGGGATTACGTGATGATGTGAACCGTGCCCTTGAAGCGGCGAGAAACGAAAAAGTGATTGGGAAGTCGTTAGAGGCAAAAGTTAAAATAGCGAACAGTCCATCATTTGATACACTTGCCTTTTTAGAAGGCTTCACAAACTTACATCAACTCTTTATTGTCTCACAAGTAGAGTTAGTGGATACTTTAGAGGGTAATGTTTATGAATATGGCACGATTGCGATTTCTCATGCTGACGGAGAAAAATGTGCACGATGCTGGAATTATAGTGATGATTTAGGTCGCGTAGGAGAATTAGATCATTTATGTCCACGTTGTCAAGAAGTGGTTAAAACACTCATCACAGAATCGTAA